The region AATCTGCTTCTGAAACGCCTGTTTTTTTTGATCTAAATTTTCTTTTTAAGCTTTCAAAAGAAAAGGTGTTATTTACTTTTTTGTTAATGTTTTCTGAGAGTATTTGTATTTCTTTCTGAATGTATTTTTTAATCATTTTACCCATAATTGGGTACAATGCTTCAACTACAGCGTCTTGAGAATTTTTAATCTCTTCTTTTAAAGTTTGTGTTATGGTTGGACCCAAAGTTTCGGGCATTTCTTTAATAAACTCGTCTAACTTTTCTTCTAAAATAGGGTCAATATGCTTAGATAAATTATTTTGCTTGTTAATTAAGTCTTCAAGCTTTTTAAGCTTTTGCTCAATAGATAAGGCATATTCATGCTCATCTTTTAATAAGATGTCTTTTAAGATTTTTAATTTATCTTCTTGATTCATGCGCGAGTCAAGTTATTACTGACTTATTTTTTCGCCCAATTTAGTTAAGAGTTCTCCTAGAAGTTTACGATCCACTTTTTTGTTATCCAAAGCTTCAGCTTTATCTTCAAAAGTGTTTTCTAATTCAGTTATTCTGATATTAATATCTGTACTTAAATTGTCGATGTTTTGTAGTAATTCCGACTTAACTTCGTCTACTAACGCTTCTAACTCTTGTTTTTTTGAAAGAATATCTTTTTTTAGTGTTTCAAACTCACTATCGTAAGCTTGCATATTTTCACCAAAAATAAGTTGCTTAATTGCATCTATCTTAGATGCTGCTTCTGCAGAGTTATGCGCTGTTTCTTGATTAGTTTTGTCTGTCTTTGCCATTAGGATAATTTATTTTTCAAAAATAGCAAAAAAATAGATATAACGTTATTTAATTGGTGTTTTGCATAAATTCTTCGGCTTTAAGCACCATATTTTTACTCCCACAGAAAAACGGGACACGTTGATGTAGCTCTAAAGGTTGTATGTCTAAAATTCTTTTAAAACCATTACTAGCCTTACCATTAGCTTGTTCTGCTAAAAACGCCATAGGATTGCATTCGTATAATAATCTTAATTTCCCTTCTTCATTTTTAGAACTTTTAGGGTACATATAAATTCCACCTTTAATCATATTTCTATGAAAATCAGAGACTAACGACCCTATATATCTTGAAGTGTATGGTCGGTCACCTTCTTCCATTTGGCAATATTTTATATAGTTTTTTACTCCTTTAGGGAAGTGGATGTAATTACCTTCGTTTACAGAATAGATATTTCCATCTTCAGGAAATTGCATGTCCGGATGCGATAAGTAAAAGGTTCCAATAGCTGGGTTTAAAGTAAATCCATTAACGCCATGACCTGTTGTGTAAACCAACATTGTTGATGTGCCATATACAACATAACCAGCAGCTACTTGTTGATGTCCTGGTTGTAAAAAATCTTCAATAGTTACAGGTGTACCAACAGGAGTTACACGTCTGTATACAGAAAAAATAGTTCCAACGGATACATTAACATCAATATTTGAAGAACCGTCTAAAGGGTCTATAAGTACAATGTATTTGTTTTGATTGTTGTCATCTTGACTGTTTATGCTAATAAAATCATCTTCTTCTTCACTAGCAATACCACAAACAATATTACGATTAGTCAGGGTTTGAATAAACTTGTCATTGGCATAAACATCTAGTTTTTGTTGATCCTCTCCTTGGATGTTTGTATCACCTGCAGCTCCGATAATATCAACTAAGCCAGCTTTATTAACCTCATGATTAACGACCTTAGCTGCAAGACGAATAGAATTTATTAAACGAGATAATTCTCCAGAAGTGTATTTAAAGTAGGCCTGATTCTCTATAATAAACTCTCCTAAAGTTTGATTTTTTTTAGACATAAGTAGTAGTTGTGCTATTTGTTACAAATATCGTATTTTTTAACAATTATAACGTTGTAGTTAGTTATATTTTGGTTTAGTAAACATTCTTAAACTATATTTGATTAAATTATTGATACATGACGTTTACTATCCGCTTTGCCGAAAAGAAAGATGTTTCAGCAATATTAGATTTAATAAAGGAGCTAGCTGTATTTGAAAAAGAACCAGATGCAGTTATCGTTACTAAAGAGGACTTGTTAGAACATGGTTTTGGACAACATCCTCTTTTTACTTGTTTCGTAGCAGAAAAAAATGACGCTATTGTTGCAATAGCATTAATATATCTTCGTTTTTCTACTTGGAAAGGTAAAACTGTGCACTTGGAGGATTTAATAGTTAAAGACGAGTTTAGAGGAGAAGGACTAGGAACTATGCTTTTAGATGAAGTTATTAAATATGGTTATAGCTTAGGTGCAAAACGCATTTGTTGGGAAGTTTTAGACTGGAACGAGCCAGCTATTAAATTTTACGAAAGTAAAGGAGTTACTTTATTAAAAGATTGGTATTTAGTGCAAATGGATGGAGAACAAATACAAAATTACATCGAAAACTTATAAATGAGAGTATTTAAATTTGGAGGTGCTTCTGTAAAAGATGCCAATGGGGTCAAAAACTTGATTTCTGTTTTAGAGCAAGTAGGACATAAAAACACGATGATAGTTGTCTCAGCAATGGGAAAAACAACAAATGCTTTAGAGGTTGTTGTTGGACACTATTTTGACAATAAAAAAGAATTACAATCTGCAATTCAAGAGGTTATCAATTATCATAATACTATTATTTTAGAGCTTTTTGAGAATGAGAATCATCCTGTGTTTAAGATTACTAATACTCTTTTTGAAGAATTAAAAGTCTTTTTAAAAGCC is a window of Olleya sp. YS DNA encoding:
- a CDS encoding cell envelope biogenesis protein OmpA, which encodes MNQEDKLKILKDILLKDEHEYALSIEQKLKKLEDLINKQNNLSKHIDPILEEKLDEFIKEMPETLGPTITQTLKEEIKNSQDAVVEALYPIMGKMIKKYIQKEIQILSENINKKVNNTFSFESLKRKFRSKKTGVSEADLIIQEQFKPKIEQIMVIESGSGIIVSEYSKTQNLDQDTVAGMLTAIKSFAEDAFTSEIQNLEYIEYENYHIHLQNFSNYYIAVAISGAFTATFRSRLEDKLLDFAQNIINKTDLNNSDTFSTKLKAYFENENI
- a CDS encoding fructose 1,6-bisphosphatase, which gives rise to MAKTDKTNQETAHNSAEAASKIDAIKQLIFGENMQAYDSEFETLKKDILSKKQELEALVDEVKSELLQNIDNLSTDINIRITELENTFEDKAEALDNKKVDRKLLGELLTKLGEKISQ
- the fbp gene encoding class 1 fructose-bisphosphatase is translated as MSKKNQTLGEFIIENQAYFKYTSGELSRLINSIRLAAKVVNHEVNKAGLVDIIGAAGDTNIQGEDQQKLDVYANDKFIQTLTNRNIVCGIASEEEDDFISINSQDDNNQNKYIVLIDPLDGSSNIDVNVSVGTIFSVYRRVTPVGTPVTIEDFLQPGHQQVAAGYVVYGTSTMLVYTTGHGVNGFTLNPAIGTFYLSHPDMQFPEDGNIYSVNEGNYIHFPKGVKNYIKYCQMEEGDRPYTSRYIGSLVSDFHRNMIKGGIYMYPKSSKNEEGKLRLLYECNPMAFLAEQANGKASNGFKRILDIQPLELHQRVPFFCGSKNMVLKAEEFMQNTN
- a CDS encoding GNAT family N-acetyltransferase — translated: MTFTIRFAEKKDVSAILDLIKELAVFEKEPDAVIVTKEDLLEHGFGQHPLFTCFVAEKNDAIVAIALIYLRFSTWKGKTVHLEDLIVKDEFRGEGLGTMLLDEVIKYGYSLGAKRICWEVLDWNEPAIKFYESKGVTLLKDWYLVQMDGEQIQNYIENL